The Anolis carolinensis isolate JA03-04 chromosome 2, rAnoCar3.1.pri, whole genome shotgun sequence genome has a window encoding:
- the porcn gene encoding protein-serine O-palmitoleoyltransferase porcupine isoform X2 gives MTTYTREEFYQQLLSGCVLPTAQQGIEQVWTLLLLCLVCRILWRLALPSYAKHLSTVASGFYALYHFFQLQMVWVVLLSLLCYLVLFLCRHSTQRGVLLSITILIYLLMGEMHMVDTVSWHKMRGAQMIVAMKAVSLGFDLDRGDVPAIPSPVEFMGYIYFVGTVIFGPWFRFRTYLQAVESRKMSFSWFRKVCVSFFLCLVCLITSTCVAPYLFSYFIPLYNYKLLRKKRKTRSTMVRWLRAYESASSFHFSNYFVGFLSETTATLAGSGFTEEKDNLKWDLTVSRPLNVELPRSMVEVVTSWNLPMSRWLNSYVFKNSLKLGTFSAIIVTYAASALLHGLSFHLAAVLLSLGFITYIEHVLRKRLAVIFDACILSKKCQPGCSHRNNTNLWVNLLNVLFGALAVFHLAYLGSLFDMDADDSVEEQGYGMSYTIRKWSELSWTSHWVTFGCWVFYRLIS, from the exons ATGACCACTTACACACGGGAGGAGTTCTACCAGCAGCTGCTGAGTGGCTGTGTGTTGCCCACTGCTCAGCAGGGCATTGAACAGGTGTGGACGCTTCTGCTCTTGTGCCTAGTATGTCGTATCCTTTGGAGACTCG CCCTGCCATCTTATGCCAAGCACCTGAGCACAGTAGCCAGTGGCTTCTATGCCCTCTACCACTTCTTCCAGCTGCAGATGGTTTGGGTCGTACTCCTCAGCCTCCTATGCTACCTTGTCCTGTTCCTCTGTCGCCATTCCACCCAGCGCGGTGTCCTGCTTTCCATTACCATCCTCATCTATTTGCTCATGGG GGAGATGCATATGGTGGATACTGTGAGTTGGCATAAGATGAGAG GTGCACAGATGATTGTGGCCATGAAAGCTGTGTCACTGGGATTTGATCTTGACCGAGGCGATGTGCCAGCCATCCCCTCGCCAGTTGAGTTCATGGGATATATCTACTTCGTTGGAACAGTTATCTTTGGACCCTGGTTCCGCTTCCGCACATACTTGCAGGCTGTGGAGAGCAGGAAAATG agCTTTTCCTGGTTCCGGAAGGTCTGCGTCAGCTTCTTCCTCTGCCTTGTGTGCCTCATCACATCCACTTGCGTCGCTCCTTATCTGTTTTCTTACTTCATACCCCTCTACAACTACAAGCTACTCAGGAA GAAGCGCAAAACAAG AAGCACCATGGTGAG ATGGCTGCGGGCTTATGAGAGTGCCAGCTCCTTCCACTTCAGCAACTACTTTGTGGGCTTCCTGTCCGAAACCACAGCTACGCTGGCAGGCTCTGGCTTCACCGAGGAGAAGGACAATTTGAAATG ggATCTGACAGTATCTCGGCCACTGAATGTAGAGCTACCACGTTCTATGGTGGAGGTGGTCACCAGCTGGAATCTCCCTATGTCCCGTTGGCTCAACTCCT ATGTCTTCAAGAACTCCCTGAAACTGGGAACCTTCTCGGCCATCATTGTAACTTATGCAGCTAGTGCTCTCTTACAT GGACTGAGCTTCCATCTGGCTGCCGTGCTGTTATCTCTGGGATTCATCACTTACATTGAACATG TTCTCCGGAAGAGGCTTGCCGTCATCTTTGATGCCTGCATACTCTCCAAGAAGTGCCAGCCAGGATGTTCGCATCGCAACAACACG AATCTGTGGGTGAACCTCCTTAATGTGCTCTTTGGTGCTCTTGCGGTCTTCCACTTGGCTTATCTAGGCTCATTATTTGACATGGATGCAGATGACTCTGTGGAAGAACAG GGCTATGGCATGTCATACACCATCCGCAAGTGGTCTGAACTAAGCTGGACCAGCCACTGGGTGACTTTTGGTTGTTGGGTCTTCTACCGTCTCATCAGCTGA
- the porcn gene encoding protein-serine O-palmitoleoyltransferase porcupine isoform X1, with product MTTYTREEFYQQLLSGCVLPTAQQGIEQVWTLLLLCLVCRILWRLALPSYAKHLSTVASGFYALYHFFQLQMVWVVLLSLLCYLVLFLCRHSTQRGVLLSITILIYLLMGEMHMVDTVSWHKMRGAQMIVAMKAVSLGFDLDRGDVPAIPSPVEFMGYIYFVGTVIFGPWFRFRTYLQAVESRKMSFSWFRKVCVSFFLCLVCLITSTCVAPYLFSYFIPLYNYKLLRKWLRAYESASSFHFSNYFVGFLSETTATLAGSGFTEEKDNLKWDLTVSRPLNVELPRSMVEVVTSWNLPMSRWLNSYVFKNSLKLGTFSAIIVTYAASALLHGLSFHLAAVLLSLGFITYIEHVLRKRLAVIFDACILSKKCQPGCSHRNNTNLWVNLLNVLFGALAVFHLAYLGSLFDMDADDSVEEQGYGMSYTIRKWSELSWTSHWVTFGCWVFYRLIS from the exons ATGACCACTTACACACGGGAGGAGTTCTACCAGCAGCTGCTGAGTGGCTGTGTGTTGCCCACTGCTCAGCAGGGCATTGAACAGGTGTGGACGCTTCTGCTCTTGTGCCTAGTATGTCGTATCCTTTGGAGACTCG CCCTGCCATCTTATGCCAAGCACCTGAGCACAGTAGCCAGTGGCTTCTATGCCCTCTACCACTTCTTCCAGCTGCAGATGGTTTGGGTCGTACTCCTCAGCCTCCTATGCTACCTTGTCCTGTTCCTCTGTCGCCATTCCACCCAGCGCGGTGTCCTGCTTTCCATTACCATCCTCATCTATTTGCTCATGGG GGAGATGCATATGGTGGATACTGTGAGTTGGCATAAGATGAGAG GTGCACAGATGATTGTGGCCATGAAAGCTGTGTCACTGGGATTTGATCTTGACCGAGGCGATGTGCCAGCCATCCCCTCGCCAGTTGAGTTCATGGGATATATCTACTTCGTTGGAACAGTTATCTTTGGACCCTGGTTCCGCTTCCGCACATACTTGCAGGCTGTGGAGAGCAGGAAAATG agCTTTTCCTGGTTCCGGAAGGTCTGCGTCAGCTTCTTCCTCTGCCTTGTGTGCCTCATCACATCCACTTGCGTCGCTCCTTATCTGTTTTCTTACTTCATACCCCTCTACAACTACAAGCTACTCAGGAA ATGGCTGCGGGCTTATGAGAGTGCCAGCTCCTTCCACTTCAGCAACTACTTTGTGGGCTTCCTGTCCGAAACCACAGCTACGCTGGCAGGCTCTGGCTTCACCGAGGAGAAGGACAATTTGAAATG ggATCTGACAGTATCTCGGCCACTGAATGTAGAGCTACCACGTTCTATGGTGGAGGTGGTCACCAGCTGGAATCTCCCTATGTCCCGTTGGCTCAACTCCT ATGTCTTCAAGAACTCCCTGAAACTGGGAACCTTCTCGGCCATCATTGTAACTTATGCAGCTAGTGCTCTCTTACAT GGACTGAGCTTCCATCTGGCTGCCGTGCTGTTATCTCTGGGATTCATCACTTACATTGAACATG TTCTCCGGAAGAGGCTTGCCGTCATCTTTGATGCCTGCATACTCTCCAAGAAGTGCCAGCCAGGATGTTCGCATCGCAACAACACG AATCTGTGGGTGAACCTCCTTAATGTGCTCTTTGGTGCTCTTGCGGTCTTCCACTTGGCTTATCTAGGCTCATTATTTGACATGGATGCAGATGACTCTGTGGAAGAACAG GGCTATGGCATGTCATACACCATCCGCAAGTGGTCTGAACTAAGCTGGACCAGCCACTGGGTGACTTTTGGTTGTTGGGTCTTCTACCGTCTCATCAGCTGA